AGCGGTGTGTTGTTGACCTATATCGACAATCGAAGGGTGTGTGTTGTGCAGACGCTGGTAGTAGACTGACTGGGCCGAACGAAACCCTACTGTTATGTCAACTGATTTGCGGGTTCTTAGATAAACCAGAGAAAGCCATAAATTGAGAAACTTTATGGATTTCAAGAATTTTGACATAACGAGGCTGGGGACATCGTAATCAATTAAGAAGTGTTTctttgaaagaaacattaatcttATACAATCTGTTTAACGTTTCGTTTAACATCTGCTCTGTATTTACATGTGAATTGATATGAGATATGACACATATTAGGTATTCCGTTTTgcgaaaagttattaaaaataaaaattaaaattagcagaAAATAGTAATTACAGCGTAATGCTATATAACCCCTTTGAGTGACGAAGCtgataaataatacataatatatacatattataatgacaattgaaaatagaaaaaaaataaagaacGCAAAAATCACTTAATACACTGTGAACTGACACTTTCTTGGTGGCTTCCGGTAAATCTTGCTTTTCTCCCCGGTCTGTTGTTTGTTTTGCTGGatactttcatttttttttttttttgtttcgtgATGGGTAGAGTCGTGAAGCTCGTAAGCTGGTTTCAATCTGTCTATGGAAATTGTTGATTTTTTCCATTTACCCGGACGACAAAAGTCTTGTCACCTCGCTTAACAACTGGAAAAGGACCGTGATATGggttttctaagctgcttttgattgtatcacggcggatgaaaatgtgagaggtggttttcatgtatttgaaaatgaatgatgcgacggttgcgtaggacggaggttttcgaaatggtttcgaagcgtttttaaataaatgtgagcattgtcgtcggtgtttctttgtgacGAAAACAATAGTTCACCTGGCAAACACAATGGTTCTCCGTACATGAGTTCGGCGGCTGAAGTACCTAAATCTTCTCTCCACGCTGCTCGTATGCCCAGTAATACTGAAGGTAGGCTTTCGGTCCATCGGATGTTTTCATGACATCGAATTGCTGCTTTTAACTGTCGATGAAACCTTTCTTCCATACCATTTGCTTGCGGATGAGAGGCGGTTGTCCTTAAATGGGTAGTTCCAGTTAATTTGCACATTGACTTGAAGAGATGCGATTCGAATTGTCGGCCTTGATCTGTTGTGATGCGCTTGGGAGTGCCGAAACGAGCTATCcaaccagaaaaaaatgttctggctACTGTGTCTGCTTCTTGATTAGGCATCGGGAAAGCTTCTGGCCAACGTGTGAAACGGTCAACGCATGTTAGACATTATCTGTTTCCTTCTGAGACCGGCATCACTATAATGTCTATGTGGACGTGTTCGAATCGGCTGGAAGGTGGTAGAAAACTTCCAGTAGGTGAAACAATGTGGcgcgatattttcgatttttggcactgtagacacgctcgagtccatttcctcacatctgatttaatggatggccaaacatatcgctgtgtgatcatcttcacagaactgttgattccgggatgtgctaggttatgcatggtgcgaaaaaatgccattcgaagtggtttcggtacaaatggtctggctgtagatgttgatatatcacagtacaaactcacgttttgttcggaaaagcgtattttcttcatttgaagtgatgttttctcacttaaaaaagtttgcagttctggatcattttcttgtgcgagagctaagtcagtgatgtcgatatcttttttgatgctatcgactcgaGATAGTGCGTCTGCCACAATATTTGTTAATCCAAAAATGTGCTGAATGTTAGTGCAAAACTGTCCTATATAGTCTAAATATCTAAACTGTCTAGGACTACATTTATCTAGCTTCTGAGTAAAGGTGAAGGTGATTGGTTTCTGGTCTGTGTATATCGTTATGTCCTTGCCTTCGATCATATGTCTGTGTTTTAAGGCTAGATATATAGCTAATAGTTCTCTGTCGTATGCACTATAATTCTTTTCGCTAGGTGAGACTTTCTTAGAAAAGAAAGCTAAAGGTTTCATACCTGTATCCGTTTTTTGTTGTAGTACAGCTCCCGCACAAAAATCGGAAGCGTCACAACCGATGAAAATATCAACATCGTTTACAGGGTGGCTCAGTAAAGCAGCGTTAGCTAAACTGTTTTTGCACTCGCCAAAGGCTTGGATTCGCTGTGGTGTCCATTCGATTGGTGCTTTTTCTTTGACATTACCTTTTAGGGCATCATGTAGTGGTGCTTGTAGCTCAGCTGCATTGAGTATGAACCTTCGGTAGAAGTTTAACATACCTAGAAATCTGCGTAGGTCTTTCACTGTTTTTGGCTGAGTGAAATTTTGTACAGCTGCTACTTTTTCTTGTGGAGGTGTGAGTCCTCCGTCTGATACTGtgtatcccaaaaaggtaatctcTTTTTTGCCGAATTGACACTTCGCTGGATTTATCACAACGCCAAACTGCTTGAGACTTTTGAAAATCTCTTCCAAATGCGACATATGCTGCTCTTCGGATTCTGATGCAATGAGAATGTCATCGATGTAGGCGTAGGCGAAGTCTAGACCACGTAAAATCTCGTCTGTAAAACGCTGGAATGTCTGTCCTGCGTTTCGTAAACCAAAAGGCATATATAAGTATTCGTACAGCCCAAATGGTGTGGTAACGGCGGTTTTTGGTATGTCTTCGTTGGCTACTGGTATCTGGTTGTATGCTCTCACTAAATCTATTGTAGATGTCTTACCAGCTAGAGCCTGACCGAAATCTTCGATGTGCGGAATTGGATATCGATCTGGAACTGTTTTTTGGTTTAGATGTCGATAATCTCCGCAGGGTCTCCATTCCTCACCTTTCTTCGGGACCATGTGCAGTGGAGTAGACCAGTTACTTTTTGATGGTCTTATGATGCCTAGTCGTAGAAGATTTTCGAACTCGTTTTTAGCCCATTGCAGTTTGTCAGGTGCTAATCGTCGAGGCTTCGAAAAAACGGGTGGACCTGGTGTTGTATCGATGTGGTGCTTGGTTTGATGTTGAATGTCTTTCACGATACCGGCGGGTCGCCTGATTTCCGGAAAGCATAGCAGCAGTTCGTGGTAACGCGACGCTTCCGCGATAGTCTTTACGCTGCCGTCGAAACACTCTTTAACGGGTCCCTTTGTTCGAAGGGTTGTCGTACTGTCTACTAAGCACTGGTTAGCAATGTCCACTAGGAGAGCGAAATGGGAAAGAAAATCGGCCCCGATAATGGGCTTTGAAATGTCCGCCACTACGAATCGCCACGTAATATCACGCCGTAGTCCGATGTTTAATGTCACGTTCATATAGCCGTACGTCGCGATTTTAGTGTCATTGGCCGCGTATAGTTCGTACGAAGTCTTTTCGCGTGCTCCCCGTACAAATTTTCGCGGGAAAACGCACAGATCGGCTCCGGTGTCGAttgaaaactgttttttttttgtagcaTAGTCTGTTACGAAAAGGCGGCGAGACTTTGGGCTTCGATAGGATGCCGCATTTACCGACTGCCCGCGATGTTTCCCTGGTGCTTCTCTAGGTGGTCTCTAGGATATGGTCTTTGTCTTGAGTTGCTGCGGTTGCGACGGTATGTGTTTGTTTGTGCTTGAGCCTGCGTCAAGCTAGCCAGCTGgattttcatgtcagctaattcgGCTGTCAATTTATCAATAGTACTTTCAAGAGTGTTGGAACCTTCTGAAATTTGGGCCCTAGGAGCTATAGCTTCAGATATTGTGTCAGCTAGCTCGGCAACTGCGTCCAAACTAGCTTTAGCTTTAGTAGCTAGAATAGCCTGTGTAGACGCTGGCAGTCTACCTAACCACAGAGACCTTACAATATTGTCTGGTACCGTTGTGCCTGCTAAAGACTGTAAATGTCGTAAGAACTGCGAAGGTCTTCGATCGCCCAGTTCTTCATGCTCAAGtagtcttttaattttttgttgcTGTGATGCACTAAGTCTCTTAATtaattctgactttaattttgcaTACCTCTCTGTGACTGGTGGTGAAACAATGATGTCCCTAACTTCTAATATGTAGGCTGTGTCTAAATTGGCAACTATATAGTTGAATTTGGTTGCGTCACTTTTTATATTTGCCAGTGTAAATTGGATTTCTACTTGCAGGAACCATATTTCAGGATCGTTGGGCCAGAAAGGTGGAATTTTAACTGAAATCCGATCAACTGAAGCACTGGTATTGGCACTGGTGTTAGCGTCCGTCATTTTCGATGTTCACTGTATTTAAAACCGGCAAAAGTATAATATTATTAACACTAACCTTTTAAATTTTCGCGGCGGTTTAAATACTCGCGGGGGTCACCAATATTCCGGTTGGTGTATGgtggaatttaattaaaacaacaaagAAATAATGTGTACAACGAACGGTaatctgtttatttattttgtgtgaACAAGCGGTGTGTTGTTGACCTATATCGACAATCGGAGGGTGTGCGTTGTGCAGACGCTGGTAGTAGACTGA
The window above is part of the Diabrotica virgifera virgifera chromosome 2, PGI_DIABVI_V3a genome. Proteins encoded here:
- the LOC126880866 gene encoding uncharacterized protein LOC126880866 codes for the protein MTDANTSANTSASVDRISVKIPPFWPNDPEIWFLQVEIQFTLANIKSDATKFNYIVANLDTAYILEVRDIIVSPPVTERYAKLKSELIKRLSASQQQKIKRLLEHEELGDRRPSQFLRHLQSLAGTTVPDNIVRSLWLGRLPASTQAILATKAKASLDAVAELADTISEAIAPRAQISEGSNTLESTIDKLTAELADMKIQLASLTQAQAQTNTYRRNRSNSRQRPYPRDHLEKHQGNIAGSR